Proteins from a single region of Streptomyces spectabilis:
- a CDS encoding TerD family protein yields the protein MGVSLAKGGNVSLSKEAPGLTAVLVGLGWDVRTTTGTDYDLDASALLCDESGKVVSDQHFIFYNNLTSPDGSVEHTGDNLTGEGEGDDEAVKVNLATVPATITKIVFPVSIHDAENRGQSFGQVRNAFIRVVNQADNQEIARYDLSEDASTETAMVFGELYRHGTEWKFRAVGQGYASGLRGIASDFGVNV from the coding sequence GTGGGAGTTTCCCTCGCCAAGGGCGGCAACGTCTCGCTGAGCAAGGAGGCGCCCGGCCTCACCGCCGTTCTGGTCGGCCTCGGCTGGGACGTGCGGACCACGACCGGCACGGACTACGACCTCGACGCCAGCGCGCTGCTCTGCGACGAGTCCGGCAAGGTCGTCTCCGACCAGCACTTCATCTTCTACAACAACCTCACGAGCCCCGACGGCTCGGTCGAGCACACCGGTGACAACCTCACCGGCGAGGGCGAGGGCGACGACGAGGCCGTCAAGGTCAACCTCGCCACCGTCCCGGCCACCATCACCAAGATCGTCTTCCCGGTCTCCATCCACGACGCCGAGAACCGCGGCCAGAGCTTCGGCCAGGTCCGCAACGCCTTCATCCGCGTCGTCAACCAGGCCGACAACCAGGAGATCGCCCGCTACGACCTCTCCGAGGACGCCTCCACCGAGACCGCCATGGTCTTCGGCGAGCTCTACCGCCACGGCACCGAGTGGAAGTTCCGCGCCGTCGGCCAGGGCTACGCCTCCGGCCTGCGCGGCATCGCGTCGGACTTCGGCGTCAACGTCTGA
- a CDS encoding CoA-binding protein, protein MYGDPATVRKILTELGDTWAVVGLSSNQGRAAYGVAEVLQRFGKRIVPVHPKAETVHGERGYASLDAIPFEVDVVDVFVNSDLAGAVADEAVGIGAKAVWFQLGVVDEAAYERTRAAGLDMVMDRCPAIEIPRLGPSPR, encoded by the coding sequence ATGTACGGCGACCCCGCCACCGTCCGCAAGATCCTCACCGAGCTCGGGGACACCTGGGCGGTCGTGGGCCTCTCGTCGAACCAGGGGCGGGCGGCCTACGGCGTCGCCGAGGTCCTGCAGCGGTTCGGGAAGCGGATCGTGCCCGTGCATCCGAAGGCGGAGACGGTCCACGGGGAGCGGGGGTACGCCTCCCTCGACGCGATTCCCTTCGAGGTCGACGTGGTGGACGTGTTCGTGAACAGCGACCTCGCCGGGGCCGTCGCCGACGAGGCGGTGGGCATCGGCGCCAAGGCCGTCTGGTTCCAGCTCGGCGTCGTCGACGAGGCGGCGTACGAACGGACGCGGGCGGCGGGGCTCGACATGGTGATGGACCGGTGCCCCGCCATCGAGATCCCGCGACTCGGTCCTTCGCCGCGCTAG
- a CDS encoding M48 family metalloprotease gives MGLFVYLPLVLPLTAWPVARLAAQHLHPRTATRLLASLAAVMALCSTLCLALLMVVGTAQLPGNPLPDAWSDPEVRAALPYDEIAGTAAIPALLGVCAAVGRTVWRHLAVRRRAVRAVAGLPGTSVAVLDDGAGAEAYAYALPGPPGRPGAGRVVVTRALLDRLAPAERRALFAHERAHLAARHHRFLLVTQVAARANPFLVPLRTATAYTVERWADEEAARVVRDRRVVARAIGKAALVAARAPAPAFAGLAAAGPVPRRVAALLAPAPAARTRPSLFTGVGLALWCAAGGTAVSAMSSANAAVTTVLVLRAATPL, from the coding sequence ATGGGACTCTTCGTCTACCTGCCCCTCGTCCTGCCGCTCACGGCCTGGCCGGTCGCCCGGCTCGCCGCGCAGCACCTGCACCCGCGCACCGCGACCCGGCTGCTCGCGTCCCTCGCCGCCGTGATGGCCCTGTGCAGCACCCTGTGCCTGGCCCTCCTCATGGTCGTCGGCACCGCCCAGCTGCCCGGCAATCCGCTGCCCGACGCCTGGTCCGACCCCGAGGTCCGCGCCGCCCTGCCGTACGACGAGATCGCGGGCACGGCCGCGATCCCGGCGCTGCTCGGCGTGTGCGCGGCCGTGGGCCGCACCGTGTGGCGCCACCTCGCGGTGCGCCGCCGGGCCGTGCGGGCCGTCGCGGGCCTTCCGGGCACGTCGGTCGCGGTCCTCGACGACGGGGCCGGGGCCGAGGCCTACGCGTACGCGCTGCCCGGACCGCCCGGCCGTCCCGGCGCGGGGCGCGTCGTCGTCACGCGCGCGCTCCTCGACCGGCTCGCTCCCGCCGAGCGGCGGGCTCTGTTCGCCCACGAGCGGGCCCATCTCGCCGCGCGCCACCACCGGTTCCTCCTGGTGACACAGGTGGCCGCGCGGGCGAACCCGTTCCTGGTGCCGCTGCGCACGGCCACCGCGTACACGGTCGAGCGGTGGGCCGACGAGGAGGCGGCCCGGGTGGTGCGGGACCGGCGCGTGGTCGCGCGGGCCATCGGCAAGGCCGCCCTGGTGGCGGCGCGCGCCCCCGCGCCTGCCTTCGCGGGCCTCGCCGCCGCTGGTCCGGTGCCGCGCCGGGTCGCCGCGCTGCTCGCGCCCGCTCCGGCCGCGCGCACCCGCCCCTCGCTGTTCACGGGGGTGGGTCTCGCCCTGTGGTGCGCGGCGGGCGGCACCGCCGTGTCCGCGATGTCGTCGGCGAACGCGGCCGTCACGACGGTGCTCGTGCTGCGGGCGGCGACGCCCCTGTGA
- a CDS encoding BlaI/MecI/CopY family transcriptional regulator, producing MERRERDGREPRSRRRGQGELEAQVLAALHEAPGPVGAAWVQERVGGDLAYTTVMTILTRLLAKGVVSRERAGRSFHWRSTADEAGLAALRMRKVLDSERDRGAVLASFVTTLSADDERLLRDLLGDTGAGAAEG from the coding sequence ATGGAGCGGCGGGAACGCGACGGGCGGGAGCCGCGGTCGCGCAGGCGCGGGCAGGGCGAGCTGGAGGCCCAGGTGCTCGCGGCGCTGCACGAGGCGCCGGGCCCGGTCGGCGCGGCCTGGGTTCAGGAACGCGTCGGCGGCGACCTCGCGTACACCACCGTGATGACGATCCTCACCCGGCTCCTCGCCAAGGGCGTCGTGAGCCGCGAGCGCGCGGGCCGCTCCTTCCACTGGCGGTCCACGGCCGACGAGGCGGGCCTCGCCGCGCTGCGCATGCGCAAGGTGCTCGACAGCGAGCGCGACCGCGGGGCCGTGCTCGCCAGCTTCGTGACCACCCTGTCCGCCGACGACGAACGGCTGCTGCGCGATCTGCTCGGTGACACGGGCGCCGGGGCGGCGGAGGGCTGA